The genomic stretch GACAGCTTAAAGACCCCCTTTCAGGAGCTGGTTCTTTATAACTGCCAACCAGTTTGGACTTGGCACAACCAATGCTGGGGATTCCCAGCATAAGGCCTAAATGGCTGGCCAGGCCCAAGCCTCGAGGGTGGGCGATTCCCTGACCATCGACGAGGATGACATCTGGCTTCTGTCTCAGTTTTCTTATAGCCTTAAGCAAGCAAGGGGTTTCCCTAAAGGATAAAAAGCCGGGGATGTAGGGAAGGGGAGCCGGTCCCCTGGCAAGGGCGGTCTCCAAAAGCTTTAAATCTCGGAGCCGGTAAAGCACCGCCACGGCCACGGCGGCCTCTTTAGTAAAGGCTACATCACAGCCTGCCACCGTTTCTATGTTTTGCGCTAAAGGGGTTAATCTGACCCTCAGCGAGAGCCTTATCTGAAGGGCGGAGAGGGCTGGAAGCAGTTTTTTATCCAGGGAAGTGGGTAATTTTTCCTCCATGATTATAGCCAAACACAAAATGGCCGAAATAAAACCCAGAAGGCCAAAAGGGGTCTGCCGGTGAGTGACCAGGGTATGGAAATAATCGTCGATGTGGCTGATATGAGGGCCTCCCGGGAGCCCGGTACCATCCTGGTGGCTCCATCGTTGGGTTCCTGTATAGGTCTTGTCCTTTATGATCCGGTGGCCAAAGTGGGGGGAATCCTCCATTATATGCTCCCTGATTCCAGTCTAAATCCGCAGCGGGCCCAGGAGAACCCCTTTATCTTTGCCGACACCGCTGTGCCTCGTTTTATAGAGAATATTTTGTCCTTGGGGGCCCATAAAAACGATCTCCAAGTCAAGGTGGCCGGTGGAGCCCAGATAATGGGGGATTCTTTTTTCCAGATTGGCCGAAAAAATTACGTCGTTCTTCGCAATCTCCTCTGGGAACAGGGTTTGGCTATCGTCGCCGAACACGTTGGTGGTCGGGCCAACCGGACTATCCGCCTGGAGATCGGCACCGGCAGGGTGACCGTCCGGATCCCCGGCTTTAAGGAATTTGACCTATGAAGGGAATCACTCAGGAGATTTACAAACAGATAGATAAGTTGCCACCATTTCCCCAGGTGGCCCAGAAGGTTATGGATTTAATTCAAGAACCCAATACCACGGTGGAGGATCTGGTGGCGGTAATCCGCTTTGACCCCGGGGTTACGGCCAATGTCTTGCGTCTCTGCAATTCTGCCTTCTTTGGGCTTCCTCGTAAGGTCTCTTCCCTGACCACGGCCGTCTCCCTTTTGGGACAGAAGAGACTCTTTGACATCATTGTCACCACCTGTGCCTCTTATTATCTTAAGCGTCCGGTTATTGGTTACGAGCTGGCTGATCGCGATCTTTGGGAACATTCTATGGCGGCAGCCATGGCCGCTGATCTTATCCAGGAAGAGGTGGTTTCGGCCGCTAAACCCTTTTCTTTCACCACCGCTCTTCTCCACGACATCGGTAAGATACTTCTGGGGCTCTTTGTCTCGGAGAAATGTTCCCAGATCATCACCTTGGTCTGTGAGGGGCAGTCTTTTAATGAGGCTGAAAGAGCTGTTCTGGGAGTTGATCATGCCGAGCTAGGAGCGGAGGTCTTGGCCCGGTGGCGTTTTCCAGAGGAGATTGTCAGGGCCGTAGGGAATCATCATCGTCCTGAGGTCTATCTGGAAGACACCCTTACGGGCATTGTGGCCCTGGCCAATATTCTTACCCTTTCTTTAGGTTATGGAGTGGGCCTCGATGGTCTGGCCTATAAGTACGAGGGCGAACTTCTAAGCCGATTTGGTTTGAAGAGAAGAGATTTTGAGTTCTTGCTGATAGAGCTCAATTTTCGAACTAAAGAGGCCCAAGAGCTTTTCCGCTAAAGCCCTTCTAAGATTTCTTTTACCAGCGTCAGAAATGTCTGGAGACTAAAGGGTTTGGCCAGGAAGATAATATCTTCCCGGCCCAGGAATTGACTGTCAAGCTGAGAGAGGCTGTAGCCGCTAATAAAGAGGAAGGGGGTCTGGTCTCCCCGGGATCTGAGTATTTCATAAAGCCTTCGCCCTCCGATCTCAGGCATAACGACATCAGAGACAATAAGATCCACTCGTTCCCTGGAGAGATATTCCAGGGCCTCCTTTCCGCTGTGGGCCAAGATAACCTCATATCCCTTTTCGGTCAGGGCCTCTCTGATGAGAGTCCTTAAGGCGGCCTCATCTTCTACCACCAAAACCCGCCCCTGGCCTCTGAGTTGTTCTAGACGAGGTTTGGCGTAAGAGATCTGGGCCCGGGAGAGAGCGACCTCGGAGGAGACAGGCAGGAGAATGGTAAACGTGCTTCCACGGCCCGGCTCGCTTCTTACCTGGATGGTTCCTCGGTGCTGCTCCACTAAACCATAGACCATAGAAAGACCCAGCCCGGTACCCTTGCCTGGATCTTTGGTGGTAAAAAAGGGCTCAAAGATCCTCTCTAAGACCTCCTTTTCCATGCCTGTCCCGGTATCGCTGATTTCAAGAAAGATGCGCTCCGGGCCTTTTCTAAGGGGATCTGTCACAGCCCTTGTTTTCAGGGTGAGGACACCCCCTTGGGGCATAGCGTCTCGGGCATTTACGCATAAATTAAGGATAATCTGCTCGATAGCCGAGCGATCGGCATAAATTGGGGGAAGATTGGGGGCCAGATCCAATTGTAAACTAATCGTTTCCCCGATTATTCGAGAGAGCATGCCGGCCATCTCCCGGACAATCTGATTGAGATCCAGGGTCTCAAACTCCAGCATGCGCCTTCGACTGAAGGCCAGAAGTTGACGGACCAGGCCGGCGGCCCTTTCGGCCTGTCCCCTAATGGTTTCAAGGTCTTTGGTCACCGGAGAGTCTTTAGGAAGGCGAAGCATTGCCAGTTCGAGGTGTCCGATGATTCCGGTAAGGATGTTGTTGAAGTCATGGGCAATGCCTCCAGCTAAAGTACCTACGGCCTCCATCTTTTGCGCCTGTCTGAGCTGATGTTCAAGGCGCCTTTTTTCACTTACATCACGAAATATACCCCGGGTATAGAGGAAATTTCCTCCCTCATCGCGGCGGACAGTAATGTTCCCCTCGACGGTTACGAGATGACCGGTCTTGGTCTTGAAGGTGGTCTCTATCTGAAGGCTGGGAGGCCCCTGAAGTTTGAGGTCCTGAAAAAGGGAAAGACAATGATCTTTTTCCTGGGGATCAATAATGTCAAAGATGGTCAGGTGTTCCAGATCCTCATCGGAGTAACCCAGGACTTCCTGCCAGCGTCGGTTGACAAAGACAAAGCGTCCCTGGGCATCGACGCTCTGGATGAGATCATTGACGTTGTCAAAAAGATCCTGAAGCTGGTGATCCCTTTCTCTTAAGGTGGCTTCGGCCAATTTGAGGCTGGTTATATCGCTATAATATTCAATTAGACCTCCGGCCAGGGGGCCCTTTTCGATGGGATAAAGATGCCTTTCCAACCAGCGTTCCTCTCGGCAGCCGTTCGGAAGAATGTGACAGGAGAAAGTCCCTCTTCGTCTTTGGTAGGAGATCGCTACCAGGCTTCGAAACCGGTCAGGATCTTCAAACAGGGGAGCTATAAGGGTTTCTATCAGCTCTGGTTGATGTCTTCCCACTAGGTTTTGGGCCTCAAGCCCCAGATAACCACAGTAGCTGGGGCTGACCCACCTGATGACAAGGTTTCGATCCAGAAGACAGATACCGATAGGTGAATGGGTAAAGGTCTGGTCCAAAATAGCTAAAAAATCCTTGAGATCCATGGTCTATAGCACACGTCTGTTTCTGAACTTCAGAGGATCAAAACCGTGAGCGATGGGATATCTTCGACCATATCCAAAGGCCTTGGCCGTTATTTTAAGCCCCGGGGCGGCTTGCCAGCGTTTGTATTCGGCGCGGTAGATCATCTTCAGGGTCTGTTCAAGGCTCTCTGGAGGAAGACCGGAGGCAAGGAGGTCTTCAGGACTCTTAAGTTCCTCTACATAGCCCTTAACTAAGGTATCAAGAAGGATATAGGCCGGCAGATCATCTTCGTCTTTCTGGTTCGGCTTAAGCTCTGCTGAAGGGGCCTTAATGAAGACCCGCTCAGGGATGATCTTCTTCCCATGCTGGGCGTTAATTAGGCGACCAAGCTTATAGACCATGAGCTTTGGAACATCAGCCAGGACCGAGAGAGCCCCACACATATCTCCATAGAGGGTGCAGTAGCCTACAGCAAATTCGGCCTTATTACCAGTACAGAGGACCAGCCCTCGATACTGGTTGGCCAGGGCCATAAGAAGGTTGCCCCGGATACGGGCTTGGATATTCTGATCGGTGATATCTCCCGGGGGCTCTCCAAGGGCCCCCTCTAAGCAGACCCGATACTCCTGATAAATCCGGGTGATAGCAATGGTCTTGGTTTGAATTCCCAGGGCCGTGGCCAAGGCCTGGGCATCTTCCATAGAGGCCCTGGAAGTATATGGTGAGGGCATAAGGACTCCTAAGACTCCCTCTGCCCCCAAGGCTCTGACGGCCAGGGCGGCAGTGACCGAGGAGTCTATACCCCCTGAAAGACCAACTACCGCCAGAGAGAAGCCTGTCTTGGAGAAATAATCCCTGATCCCCAGGGTAAGGGCCTCAAGGGCCTCTTCATCGTCTCTTTCAAAGTAAGGGGCCATAGGGCCTTTCTCTGCGGCAAGATCGAAGATCAGAAGGTCTTCCTTGAAGCTGGCCGCCCGGGCCAACACCTTTCCTTTATCGGCGACTAGGGAATGTCCATCAAAGATGAGATGATCATCGGCTCCAACCTGATTGCAATAGAGAAAGGGCCGCTGATACTTGGCCGAAAGGTGACAAAGGAGCCGTTCCCTCAGATGCCCCTTTCCCAGGTAAAATGGGGAGGCGGAGATGTTAACCACTATCTTTGCCCCGGTGGCAACCAGCTCGGCCACTGGATCTAAGTCGTAAAGGGGCGAGGGAAAAAAGTCGGCATCGTTCCAAATATCTTCGCAGATGGAAAGCCCAAAGGGGATTCCCCCTATTTCTGTCACGGTGGCTGTTTTCCCGGGTTCAAAGTAACGGGTCTCATCAAAGACATCATAGGTGGGAAGGAGACGCTTGTAAGCCCGGGCCAGAACTTTTCCGTCTTGAGCAACCAAGGTGGCATTGCGGAGGGGCTTTCCCCCTTTTTCTCTTACCAGATCAACAAAGCCACAAATCAGGGTTATGCCCTTTGTGGCCTTAACAAGGGCCTCTGTGGCCTCCAGATTGGCAGCTACAAACTCCGGCCTCTCAAGGAGATCCCTGGGAGGATAACCACAGATGGCTAATTCGGGAAAAACCACAAGCTGACAGCCTCGATCCCGAGCCTCTTCGGCCATTCGGATCATCTTGGCCAGGTTGGCCGAGAAAGCACCAATCGTAGGATTTATTTGGGCCAAGGCGATCTTCATCTTGATGGGCTGGCATTTTAAGTCAAATGCGAGATAAATAAAACCCATTATCTTAACTTGACGCTACCCGGGGCCTCTTATATCCTGCCTTCAGCAGGAGGTAACTACTGTGTCTTGTGAAGAAACTGTCACCTTCACTGACCGGGTGAAAATGGCCAGTCAGCCCCTTCTCTTGCCCCTGGCCAGGCTTTTCTACCGGCTTGGTATCCGTCCCAACACCGTCAGCCTCTTGGGATTCTTGGGCTGTGTCCTGGTGGGGGTGCTTATTGGAATGGGTAAGCTTTTTGGGGCTGGCCTGGCCCTTTCTCTCTTTGGCCCTCTGGACGCCGTGGATGGGCTTTTGGCCAGAACCACCTCCCAGCGGACCAAGTTTGGAGCCTTTCTTGATTCCACCCTGGATCGTTTCGCGGAGGTGGCTATTTTTACCGGCTTTTTGGTTCACTTTCACCACCGAGGCCTTCTCTGGGCCCAGGTAGCCACAATTCTGGCCCTCTCGGGCTCTCTCCTTGTTAGTTACACCCGGGCCCGGGCCGAGGCCCTGGGGGTGGATTGCCGGGTGGGACTATTTACCCGTTTTGAACGTCTTCTGGCCATTGTGGTCGGGCTTTTCCTGGGGCTTGAGGTTCCGGTAGTGGTTTTAATAGCTGTTTTGGCTAACATCACCGCCCTTCAGCGCATCCTTCATGTCCGCAAGGCCCTCCGTGGTAAGACCTTCTGAGGCCGGCATCCTTTTCGTAGTAGCTACCCCTTTAGGAAACCTCAAGGATATTACTCTTCGAGCCCTTGAGGTCTTAAAGTCTGCGGATCTTATCGCCTCTGAGGATACTCGGACCACCAGAAAGCTTCTCAGTACCTACGGCATTAAAACCAAACTGATAAGCCTTCATGAGCACAATGAAAAGCGTCGCACCCCGGAGATTATCTCTCGTCTTAAGTCTGGCTGGCGGGTGGCCCTGGTCTCTGAGGCCGGCACCCCGGGGATCTCTGATCCCGGGGCTTACCTGGTGCGCCAGGCCCGGGCGGCCGGGATTCAGGTAATCCCTGTCCCCGGGCCTTCGGCTCCCATAGCGGCCTTAAGTGTTTCTGGTATAAGGGCCGAGGCCTTTGTCTTTCTGGGATTCCTCCCCCAGAGTCTTTCTAAAAAAACAGAGATTTTCTCTACTTTGCGTTATCAGCAGCTTCCGGTGGTCTTTTTTGAATCTCCCCGGCGCATTAAAGAGAGCCTTCAGGTGGCGGTCAGGATCCTTGGTGATCGAGAGGCCTTTTTGGCCCGGGAGATGACCAAAGTTCATGAGGAATATTATCTGGGGTCGCTTAAACAGCTCACAGAAATGATTTCAGAAAGGGAGGCCCGGGGTGAGTTTGTGGTGGTTATCTCGGGGGCCAAGGCCGAAGTCGGGCAAATAGATCTATCTGATCTAATTTGTCAACTCCTCGAAGATGGTCTTCCTGCCGGAGAGGTGGCCCGGGTTTTGGCCCGGGATCTTGGACTTTCCCGCAAAGAACTGTATAAGAAGATCATCTCTATCAAGAGAGGGGATGATGGCTGAGCTGAGATTGCTTATCAGTCCGGAGGAGATTGCTACCCGGGTGGCCGAACTGGGAGAGGAGATCTCTCGAGACCACAGTGGTCATCCCCTGGTGCTAGTAGGCATTTTGAAGGGGGCCTTTATCTTTATGGCCGATCTCTGTCGGGCCATAAAGATTCCTCACGAGATAGATTTTGTCCGGCTGGCCAGTTACGGATCAGGGACAACCTCGGGGGAGATAACCATCACCAAAGATATAGAACTTCCGGTGGCCGGTAAAGAAGTTATCGTTGTCGAGGATATTATCGATACCGGCCGAACCCTTCTTTATTTGGAAGATGTCATCAAACTCCATCGGCCGGCAGTGGTTAAACGCTGTTGCCTCATCGATAAACCGGAGCGGCGCCAAGTAGATATCTTTATAGACTATGTCGGTTTTCATGTTCCCCGCGGATTTCTGGTGGGTTATGGTCTCGACTATGCCGAAAGATATCGCCATCTTCCCGGAATTTATGAGGTCTTAGGGGTCTGAAGTGGGTAAAAAAGAATTTATAATCAACTACTTCAAAAAG from Thermosulfuriphilus ammonigenes encodes the following:
- the nfi gene encoding deoxyribonuclease V (cleaves DNA at apurinic or apyrimidinic sites), with translation MEEKLPTSLDKKLLPALSALQIRLSLRVRLTPLAQNIETVAGCDVAFTKEAAVAVAVLYRLRDLKLLETALARGPAPLPYIPGFLSFRETPCLLKAIRKLRQKPDVILVDGQGIAHPRGLGLASHLGLMLGIPSIGCAKSKLVGSYKEPAPERGSLSCLFLHHRPVGMVVRTRARVRPVFVSPGHLITLAEAVQIVLKLSPRYRLPEPLRMADRLTKLAKKGRLRPGDDK
- a CDS encoding chemotaxis protein CheD; the encoded protein is MEIIVDVADMRASREPGTILVAPSLGSCIGLVLYDPVAKVGGILHYMLPDSSLNPQRAQENPFIFADTAVPRFIENILSLGAHKNDLQVKVAGGAQIMGDSFFQIGRKNYVVLRNLLWEQGLAIVAEHVGGRANRTIRLEIGTGRVTVRIPGFKEFDL
- a CDS encoding HDOD domain-containing protein, which encodes MKGITQEIYKQIDKLPPFPQVAQKVMDLIQEPNTTVEDLVAVIRFDPGVTANVLRLCNSAFFGLPRKVSSLTTAVSLLGQKRLFDIIVTTCASYYLKRPVIGYELADRDLWEHSMAAAMAADLIQEEVVSAAKPFSFTTALLHDIGKILLGLFVSEKCSQIITLVCEGQSFNEAERAVLGVDHAELGAEVLARWRFPEEIVRAVGNHHRPEVYLEDTLTGIVALANILTLSLGYGVGLDGLAYKYEGELLSRFGLKRRDFEFLLIELNFRTKEAQELFR
- a CDS encoding PAS domain-containing hybrid sensor histidine kinase/response regulator, whose amino-acid sequence is MDLKDFLAILDQTFTHSPIGICLLDRNLVIRWVSPSYCGYLGLEAQNLVGRHQPELIETLIAPLFEDPDRFRSLVAISYQRRRGTFSCHILPNGCREERWLERHLYPIEKGPLAGGLIEYYSDITSLKLAEATLRERDHQLQDLFDNVNDLIQSVDAQGRFVFVNRRWQEVLGYSDEDLEHLTIFDIIDPQEKDHCLSLFQDLKLQGPPSLQIETTFKTKTGHLVTVEGNITVRRDEGGNFLYTRGIFRDVSEKRRLEHQLRQAQKMEAVGTLAGGIAHDFNNILTGIIGHLELAMLRLPKDSPVTKDLETIRGQAERAAGLVRQLLAFSRRRMLEFETLDLNQIVREMAGMLSRIIGETISLQLDLAPNLPPIYADRSAIEQIILNLCVNARDAMPQGGVLTLKTRAVTDPLRKGPERIFLEISDTGTGMEKEVLERIFEPFFTTKDPGKGTGLGLSMVYGLVEQHRGTIQVRSEPGRGSTFTILLPVSSEVALSRAQISYAKPRLEQLRGQGRVLVVEDEAALRTLIREALTEKGYEVILAHSGKEALEYLSRERVDLIVSDVVMPEIGGRRLYEILRSRGDQTPFLFISGYSLSQLDSQFLGREDIIFLAKPFSLQTFLTLVKEILEGL
- a CDS encoding NAD+ synthase; this translates as MKIALAQINPTIGAFSANLAKMIRMAEEARDRGCQLVVFPELAICGYPPRDLLERPEFVAANLEATEALVKATKGITLICGFVDLVREKGGKPLRNATLVAQDGKVLARAYKRLLPTYDVFDETRYFEPGKTATVTEIGGIPFGLSICEDIWNDADFFPSPLYDLDPVAELVATGAKIVVNISASPFYLGKGHLRERLLCHLSAKYQRPFLYCNQVGADDHLIFDGHSLVADKGKVLARAASFKEDLLIFDLAAEKGPMAPYFERDDEEALEALTLGIRDYFSKTGFSLAVVGLSGGIDSSVTAALAVRALGAEGVLGVLMPSPYTSRASMEDAQALATALGIQTKTIAITRIYQEYRVCLEGALGEPPGDITDQNIQARIRGNLLMALANQYRGLVLCTGNKAEFAVGYCTLYGDMCGALSVLADVPKLMVYKLGRLINAQHGKKIIPERVFIKAPSAELKPNQKDEDDLPAYILLDTLVKGYVEELKSPEDLLASGLPPESLEQTLKMIYRAEYKRWQAAPGLKITAKAFGYGRRYPIAHGFDPLKFRNRRVL
- a CDS encoding CDP-alcohol phosphatidyltransferase family protein — its product is MSCEETVTFTDRVKMASQPLLLPLARLFYRLGIRPNTVSLLGFLGCVLVGVLIGMGKLFGAGLALSLFGPLDAVDGLLARTTSQRTKFGAFLDSTLDRFAEVAIFTGFLVHFHHRGLLWAQVATILALSGSLLVSYTRARAEALGVDCRVGLFTRFERLLAIVVGLFLGLEVPVVVLIAVLANITALQRILHVRKALRGKTF
- the rsmI gene encoding 16S rRNA (cytidine(1402)-2'-O)-methyltransferase; translated protein: MSARPSVVRPSEAGILFVVATPLGNLKDITLRALEVLKSADLIASEDTRTTRKLLSTYGIKTKLISLHEHNEKRRTPEIISRLKSGWRVALVSEAGTPGISDPGAYLVRQARAAGIQVIPVPGPSAPIAALSVSGIRAEAFVFLGFLPQSLSKKTEIFSTLRYQQLPVVFFESPRRIKESLQVAVRILGDREAFLAREMTKVHEEYYLGSLKQLTEMISEREARGEFVVVISGAKAEVGQIDLSDLICQLLEDGLPAGEVARVLARDLGLSRKELYKKIISIKRGDDG
- the hpt gene encoding hypoxanthine phosphoribosyltransferase, with amino-acid sequence MMAELRLLISPEEIATRVAELGEEISRDHSGHPLVLVGILKGAFIFMADLCRAIKIPHEIDFVRLASYGSGTTSGEITITKDIELPVAGKEVIVVEDIIDTGRTLLYLEDVIKLHRPAVVKRCCLIDKPERRQVDIFIDYVGFHVPRGFLVGYGLDYAERYRHLPGIYEVLGV